ACCAGATCGCCGAGTATCTTCCCGGCAGTGAGGGCGGCAGCGGCACCGGGCGGGCTACCGTCGGTGGTGCACTGCTGGGCGGCATCGTGGGCTCGTTGCTGAGCGGCGACGACAACTGATATTCGGAAGGAAGCGCGGGGTGAGGGCGGATACGTCTTCGCCCCGCTGGTGGCTCGTCGGGTATCGCCTTATCTCATTGATAGCAAACGACATGGTGTTGCCGCTCCGCAGCCCTTCGGCTCAGGCCCACGCGCTGCGGGGCCGCGGCAGGGAATCGTCGCCGAACTGCATGCCAGCAGAAAACCGTGGTCTGGTGGGTGTCGCCAAACTATGATCGCCCTCGAACGTCGCTTGGCCGGATCGGCCGATGGGGGGCGCGTGGATTCCACAGAAGAGCACATCGCATTCCGGCCGGCGCTCATCGTCGAAGATGATGAAGCGACGCAGCATCGTCTTGCGCGTCTTCTGCTGGAATTGGTTGGCACGGCGGATGATGTCACTGTCGTAAGCAGTGTGGCCGCTGCCAAGGCTGTCGTTTCTTCGTTGAAGCCGCGTCTTGCCCTGGTCGATATCGGGCTGCCGGATGGAAGCGGGCTTGAGTTGATCGACTGGGTGGAAACGCATCATCCCAACACGACGACGGTGGCCATCTCGGCCTGGGGACACGAGGAAGTCGCACTGGCGGCGTTGCGTTCCGGGGCTGTCGGTTACCTGATGAAAGAGCGCGACGACGTTGAACTTCGCGCGGCACTGCAGAGCATTCGTCGTGGCGGTGCCTTGATTGATCCGCTGCTCGCGCGCCGCATTCTCGCCCATGTTTCGCTCGCATCCAGAGACGATGCGACGCCAGCGCTTGCGACCACCGATTCGCCGGGTAAACGCGATATTTCGCTCTCGGAGCGAGAGTCGGAGATCCTGCAATTTGTGGCGCGTGGATTCAGCAATCGCGAGATCGCGAATCTCACCAGCCTTTCGCGCTTTACCATCGAAGGCTACACGAAGAGCATTTATCGCAAGCTGGCGGTGAGCTCCCGCACGGCTGCTGTTTTCGAAGCCAAGGCGATGGGGTTGCTCTAGACATGCGCGCGCTGCTCGCCCTGTGGCTGGTATGCGCCATGCTCGCGTTTCCAGCCTTTGCGCAGGAGTCCGCGCCGGCTGCCGCTGCCACGATGGATCTTCGGTCCGCCGATGCGGCAACCGCGGATTGGCTATCGCCATCGCCACCGGCGGAAGGCTGGACGCCCGTCCAACTCGTCGATACGTGGGATGGACGCTGGCCACAGCACGATGGTGTCGTGTGGTACCGCCTGCATTGGAATCAGGCGAGTGCCGACCGGCCGGTAGGTTTGCTGATCGACTATGTCAGCTCGGCCTACGCGCTTTACGTCAACGGTAGCCTGGTCTACCGCGATGATCATCTGGTCGAACCGCTGTCGCGCGTGTGGGTTCGGCCGCAGTATTTTCTGCTCGACAAGCCACTGCTGCGCCAGGGAGAAAACACGCTTTGGGTGCGTGTGTCGGGTTTGGGCGCCTATCAGTCGGGGCTGGGCGTCGTCACGGTCGGGGTGCCCGAGTTGGTACAGGCGCGACAACGCCGGGGTGAGTTCTGGCGCTACGACATGCAGTTGTTCGGCCAATCCGTGGGGCTGGTGTTCGGCGGATTGTTCCTCATCCTCTGGTTGTTTCGGCGCAAAGACACCTACTACGGCTGGTATGTGCTGTGCACGTTGTTCTGGTCGCTCTATTCGTTCAACTTCGTCGCCTACAGTCCGTGGCCGTTTGACAATACCGACGCTTGGGAAGCGGTCAATGCAGCGGCTTATGTCGCGGCATCGGTGACCTTTTCGATCTTCCTGCTTCGCTATGCCGGCCACCGATGGCCACGCACCGAACGAACGCTGTTGGTGCTATGCGTGGTGTTAGGCATAGCAGCCATGGCATGGCCGATCTGGGTTGGGCACCATCGCGCCGTCGCGTTCGTCTTTGGCTGCGGCACGTACTACGCGGCGGTGTTTGGTTTCCTGGGCTACTCGCTGCGACGCCGACGCACGGATGGCTATGTGCTTGCCGCGAGTCTGTTGATTCCCCTGTTCGTCTCCGCGCACGACATGCTTTTGTTCTTCGGTGTCATTCACGACCAAACGTATTTGATGACCGTGACATCGCCATTGACGATCATTGGCTTGGGTTTCGCACTTGCCTATCGGTTTGCGGCGGCCATGCGGCGAGCTGAAAATTTTGCCGTGGAATTACAGCGCGAAGTGGACGCCGCCACCCGGCAGTTGACCGAAACGCTGGGGCGTGAGCATCACCTGGCCTTGAATAACGCGCGTATCGGCGAACGCCTCAATCTGGTTCGCGACTTGCACGATGGGTTCGGCGGCAGTCTGGTTGCAGCGATTTCAGCGCTGGAGCATCCAGGGCGCCCGGTCGGCCCGGCGCAGGTCGTCGCCACACTGAAGGAACTACGGGACGATCTGCGCCTGATCATCGACACGACGACGCACGAGCAGGACATCGATCTGGCCGGTTTGATCGCTCCGCTGCGACATCGCTGGAGTGAACGCTTCGAGGCCATGGCGATGGAAAGTTCGTGGACCGTGGAAGGCGTGGACGGTATTCGCCTCGGCGCCATGCGGGTGCTGGAGTTGCTGCGCTTCCTTCAGGAGGCGTTGACCAACGTACTCAAGCACAGCGGTGCATCGCGGGTGCGGGTGTCCGTCCGTTGCGAGGGCGAATACCTTGCCGTGGATGTTCGCGATGACGGGCGCGGATTTGATGCAGCAAGCCTGGCCACTCAGGGCGCAGGCCTGCCGAGCCTGCACGCTCGCGCCAGCCGCCTCGGCGCGAGGTTGCGACTCACCACATCGCCGGGGCAGGGGACGCGTCTGAACTTCGACGCGCCCTTGGCGTCCAACGCTTAGAACTGTTTGCTCAGGCCGATGCGTATGCCCTGGTCATGTGCATGCGGCATCAACAGGTATTGGTATTCGGTGGTGATCATCAGGTGGTTCGAGAGTTGCAGGTCACCGCCGAAAGCGGCTTGCACCGCGGTGCCATTGGCCGAATAAGGGTTGCTCAGCACATTCCAGGAGCCCGCCGATGGCACGAAGGCATAGCTCAGTGCGGTGTCGCTGGTGCCTTGGAAATCATGGCCGACCTCCAGGCGCACGTGCGGTATGAACATGCTGTCCTTCCAGGGAATCGTGCCGCTGGCACGTATACCGGCGACCACCTGCGAACTGCGTACCGTTTGTGCACCATAGGCCAGTGCTTCGGCGGCATCACCGCTTTCCGAGTAGCCGTTGAGCGAAGACAGCGACCATGCCAGTCGACCGTAAGGCGACATCGACCACACGCTGGTTTTGTATTCGTATCCCGCCGTAAGCGAGGCGAACCACTGGCTGCCGTTGCGTTGGCCGAGGAGCCCGGTGCCGCTGTCAGCAGCATAGCGCCGGCTATCGAAACGCAGGCCGCCACCGCCCAGAACACCGTCGATATACACCTGTGATAGCGGTTGGTAGCTACCGTAGATGGCAGCGCTGTAACCCTGTGCGACGCTGCGGGTGCCGTCGTTGCCGATATCGCTGTGGTCGTGGTTATAGCCAAGGCTGAAGCCCACCAGGGCGTGCTCGCCGATCCGCTGGTCAATACCGGTATTCACCGCGATGGTGTCCGAGTCGAAGCCGGCCGATTGCCGGTACGTATCGAACGAGCCGAAGTTCGCCGCGCCATCGATCCACACGCCAAGGCCAGAGGATGCTTGCGTGGTGGGCGCTGGGGCCTTGGCTTGAGGCGGCGTATCCGCGCTGGCTATAGCGCTTTCTGCGGCGCCCATGCCCGGGCGAGCGCCGATAGGTGTCGAGGCCCCGGAAGTCGGCGTTCGCCCGGCGCTGGATGCCGTATCGCCGGTTGCCTGCAGTGGCTTGCCATCCAAGCTAATGGATAGATGGTTGCTGAAGCTTGCTGAGGTATTTCCGTCATGCAGGCTGTCCAGCCGGCTCTGAATATTGCTTAGCTGGTTCTGCGCGAACCGTTCGGCCTGCATGGTCTGTGCGTTGATCAAGCCCAATGCATCCGGGTTGTGCGACGGATCAGGCTGACTGCTCACCAGCACCAGTACATCGACCACTTGCGACTGCCCATTGGCGGAGATCAGCACGGCCGTTATCTGTACCAGGCCGTGGAAGGTCGAGGCGGGCGTGAAGGTCAACGTTGCAGGTTGGCTCAAGGTCGTGCTGCCTGCACTGGCAGGCGACAATCCAAGCAACGCCGATGATGCGTAAGTGCCGGGCGCGATTCCAGCCAGATTCACCGACACCGTGCTGCCCGGCCGCGTGGTCACGGTCTGGCTCAGGCCGGCAGCGCTGCCGGCGGCAGTTACAGTGACCGTGATAGTGCCGGGCGTCGACGTGCCGAAATGGTTGCTCAGTTGATAGCTGAAACTGTCCGTACCCACGAAGCCTGCAACGGGCGTGTAGAGGATCTGCTCGCCGCTGACCGTGGCGGAGCCATGCATCGGTTGCGTCGCCACGCTGGCGCCGGTCAAGGGTTGTGTACTGTTGGCCACGGCTGCCGCTTCGATGAGTACGGGCGTTGCCTTCGTGGTGGCGACGGAGAGTGGCGGGGCGGTCGGCCCGTTCAGCGGCGTCACCGTAATCGTCACGGTGGCGGGTGCCGAATGTCCGCCCGGATTGATCGCGGTATAGGTGAAGCTGTCGGTGCCGCCGTAGAACGTGGCCGATGGCGTGTACGTCACCGTGTTACCCGTGACGCTAGCACTGCCATGCGTAGGCGCGCCGGCGATGTCGATGCCGGTGATGTCTGCCCCCGATAGGGCAGTGGAGAGATCGATGCTCATCGACGTGTTGTAGGGCGTGGTAACCGTCTTCGCCGTAGCCGTTGGCGCGGGCACGGTGCCGATGGTTATCGTGATGGTTGCCGTAGCCGATGTGCCACCCGCATTGGTTGCCGTGTAGGTGAAGCTGTCGGTGCCGCCATAGAACGTGGCGGAAGGCGTGTACGTTGCGGTCTGGCCCGAAAGACTTGCCGTGCCGTGCGATGGTGCATTGACGATGTGCACCGCCGTGATGCCCGCTCCCGAAATCAAACTAGCCAGGTTGATGTTGGTGGGCGTGTTGTACGGTGTCGTGGCCGCATGGCCTGATACGGTCGGCGTGCCCACCGTGCCTACGTTTACGGTGACCGTGGCGGGGGAAGAGGTTCCTCCCGCGTTCGTCGCCGTATAGGTGAAACTGTCGGTACCGCCGTAAAACGTTGCGGATGGCTTATAGGTCACCGTTTCACCCGATACGCTGACGGTACCGTGCGAGGGCGCGGCAGCGATGTTGACGCCGGTGATGTTCAGGCCGGAAATCGCGCTTGCGAGATTAATGCTGGTCGCCGTGTTGTACGCCGTCGTTGCCGACGCGGCAGTGACAGTGGGTGCCGGCGGTGGACTGACCGTGATGGTTACCGTGGCGGCAGTCGAGGTGCCGGCGGCATTGCTGGCCACATAGGTGAAGCTGTCCGTCCCGGTGTAACCCGTCGTAGGCGTATACGTGATCACCGTGCCGGCGGCGTTTGCCGTACCGTGAGACGGTGCGCTGGCCACCGTCACCGAGGTGGGATTACCACCGAGGTTGAGTGTGATGGGGTTGTTGCTACTGTTGAACGCCACGCTGGCGCTTGCTGATCCTGCGCTGGGTGGGAGGAACTTGAATGTCCCACCGCTATAAGTGCCCGTGTCGGTAACCACGGTGATCGCGACCGTACCTGAGCCGTTGGGTACGGTCGCGGTGATGCTCGGGCTGGCGCCGTAGTTAACGCTGAATGCGGTGGCGGGTATGCCGCCAAAGAGTACCTGCGTTGTTCCCCAGAAACCGGAGCCGGAAAGGGTGACTGTGCTGCCGACGGTGGCCGAAGATGGGCTGACGCCCGATATCGTGGCACCGACCGATGTGCAGGTAATGCTGTAGTTCGTTGGGCTGCCAAGCAAGTTGTCGATGTTGTCGGCGCTGGCGCCCGAGCCGCTCTCCGTGCCACTGACGGTGTTGTTGTTAGCGAGCATTTGCAGGAACGAGCCACCATAGAAAATCTGGCCCGACGTGGTCAACGTGACGTAGTCGCCTTGATTGACCTGCTGACTGTTGGTCAGCAATTGGATGTAGCCATTCGCGGGAATGGTGCCGGATACCCCGTTGAGCGCCTGGCACCCAGGCGATGCCTGCGCCAGGCCCGGCAAGCCAAACACGCCAAACAACGCGAGCCAACCTAGCCCACGCCCCACCCGCCGCGCCCACGTGCTGCTCATGCCCCTGCCCCTGATACTCAACACCGTGCATTGTGTTCGGGGGTGGCAGTGCAGGCACCCCCGATTTCAGGGGTGTACATAGCGCGGGATACGTTTCTGATATTCCCGGTGGCCGCTCCTTTCGGTTGGTAGATACCCACGCAGCTGCCTTTCCTGTTCCTTTGGTAGTGGCGTCGTAAAGCATGCCGGCTCAAGATGGGGTGTTACTTGGAGCCCCCCTTCATGACCGTGCTGATCCGCCCCGAGACACCTGCCGATGTCGACGCCATCCATGAGCTCACCGTGGCGGCGTTCCTCGATGCCGAGCATACGTCGCATACGGAGCAGTTCATCAACGATGCCTTGCGTAACGCGGGGCATCTCACCTTGTCGCTAGTGGCGGATGACGGTGGCGCCATCGTCGGGCATGTCGCCATGTCTCCCGTATCGCTTTCGGATGGAAGCGTGGGTTGGTTCGGCTTGGGACCGGTGTCGGTGTTGCCTGCGCGTCAGGGCGAAGGCTTGGGCTCCCGACTCATCCGGCAGACGCTGGACGCGTTGCGCGAGCAAGGTGCGGCGGGTTGCGTCGTGCTGGGCAATCCGGATTATTACGGGCGTTTTGGTTTCCGCGCCGATCCGCGCCTGGTGCTACCTGACGTGCCGCCGGAGTACTTCCAGGCGCTGGCTTTCGTTGGCCCGATACCCGACGCCAGTGTCCGCTACCACGATGCGTTCAACGCCAATGCATAGGATCGCGATGCGGAGCAGTACACGTCGATGGACATTGAGCTGGACAGGATGCGCGTGTTGAGGCTCATTCACCGCTATTTCGGCCAGTGATGGGCCTTGTCGATGCACGGTCGATACCTCGCTTAGGCGAGGTATCGACATAGTGCGCTTACTGCGCCAACACCCAGCCATCGTCTGTCTTGACGAAGCGTTGCCGCTGTACGCCTGTCGCGCCTTGCACGTCGCACTCGTAGCCGCGGTCGGCTGACTTGCAGCCGAGCACTTTGATCGAATCGATTTCCTTGGCGTATATCTCCGTCGCCTGGCTGCCGGCCAGTGCAGTCATCTGTTTGCGCACGGCAGCCTTGACGTCGTCGGTGCTGGGGCCGGACGAGCAGGCGGCAAGAGTCAGTGTGGCGATCGCCATCGTCAGCAGTCGTTTCATGGGTGTTCCTTGAAGTGGGGTAAGCGTGTTTCGCGCGCGGCGCGCATCAGCACGGCGATTCACTGGAGGCGGCCATGCTCCAACCCGCGCCGGCCGCTGCGGGTGCTGCGAGGTTCAGTGCCTTGCGGGTGGTCGAGCATTTCACCTCGATGGGGCCCAGCTC
This genomic window from Dyella terrae contains:
- a CDS encoding response regulator, with translation MARRVSPYLIDSKRHGVAAPQPFGSGPRAAGPRQGIVAELHASRKPWSGGCRQTMIALERRLAGSADGGRVDSTEEHIAFRPALIVEDDEATQHRLARLLLELVGTADDVTVVSSVAAAKAVVSSLKPRLALVDIGLPDGSGLELIDWVETHHPNTTTVAISAWGHEEVALAALRSGAVGYLMKERDDVELRAALQSIRRGGALIDPLLARRILAHVSLASRDDATPALATTDSPGKRDISLSERESEILQFVARGFSNREIANLTSLSRFTIEGYTKSIYRKLAVSSRTAAVFEAKAMGLL
- a CDS encoding sensor histidine kinase, producing MRALLALWLVCAMLAFPAFAQESAPAAAATMDLRSADAATADWLSPSPPAEGWTPVQLVDTWDGRWPQHDGVVWYRLHWNQASADRPVGLLIDYVSSAYALYVNGSLVYRDDHLVEPLSRVWVRPQYFLLDKPLLRQGENTLWVRVSGLGAYQSGLGVVTVGVPELVQARQRRGEFWRYDMQLFGQSVGLVFGGLFLILWLFRRKDTYYGWYVLCTLFWSLYSFNFVAYSPWPFDNTDAWEAVNAAAYVAASVTFSIFLLRYAGHRWPRTERTLLVLCVVLGIAAMAWPIWVGHHRAVAFVFGCGTYYAAVFGFLGYSLRRRRTDGYVLAASLLIPLFVSAHDMLLFFGVIHDQTYLMTVTSPLTIIGLGFALAYRFAAAMRRAENFAVELQREVDAATRQLTETLGREHHLALNNARIGERLNLVRDLHDGFGGSLVAAISALEHPGRPVGPAQVVATLKELRDDLRLIIDTTTHEQDIDLAGLIAPLRHRWSERFEAMAMESSWTVEGVDGIRLGAMRVLELLRFLQEALTNVLKHSGASRVRVSVRCEGEYLAVDVRDDGRGFDAASLATQGAGLPSLHARASRLGARLRLTTSPGQGTRLNFDAPLASNA
- a CDS encoding Ig-like domain-containing protein: MSSTWARRVGRGLGWLALFGVFGLPGLAQASPGCQALNGVSGTIPANGYIQLLTNSQQVNQGDYVTLTTSGQIFYGGSFLQMLANNNTVSGTESGSGASADNIDNLLGSPTNYSITCTSVGATISGVSPSSATVGSTVTLSGSGFWGTTQVLFGGIPATAFSVNYGASPSITATVPNGSGTVAITVVTDTGTYSGGTFKFLPPSAGSASASVAFNSSNNPITLNLGGNPTSVTVASAPSHGTANAAGTVITYTPTTGYTGTDSFTYVASNAAGTSTAATVTITVSPPPAPTVTAASATTAYNTATSINLASAISGLNITGVNIAAAPSHGTVSVSGETVTYKPSATFYGGTDSFTYTATNAGGTSSPATVTVNVGTVGTPTVSGHAATTPYNTPTNINLASLISGAGITAVHIVNAPSHGTASLSGQTATYTPSATFYGGTDSFTYTATNAGGTSATATITITIGTVPAPTATAKTVTTPYNTSMSIDLSTALSGADITGIDIAGAPTHGSASVTGNTVTYTPSATFYGGTDSFTYTAINPGGHSAPATVTITVTPLNGPTAPPLSVATTKATPVLIEAAAVANSTQPLTGASVATQPMHGSATVSGEQILYTPVAGFVGTDSFSYQLSNHFGTSTPGTITVTVTAAGSAAGLSQTVTTRPGSTVSVNLAGIAPGTYASSALLGLSPASAGSTTLSQPATLTFTPASTFHGLVQITAVLISANGQSQVVDVLVLVSSQPDPSHNPDALGLINAQTMQAERFAQNQLSNIQSRLDSLHDGNTSASFSNHLSISLDGKPLQATGDTASSAGRTPTSGASTPIGARPGMGAAESAIASADTPPQAKAPAPTTQASSGLGVWIDGAANFGSFDTYRQSAGFDSDTIAVNTGIDQRIGEHALVGFSLGYNHDHSDIGNDGTRSVAQGYSAAIYGSYQPLSQVYIDGVLGGGGLRFDSRRYAADSGTGLLGQRNGSQWFASLTAGYEYKTSVWSMSPYGRLAWSLSSLNGYSESGDAAEALAYGAQTVRSSQVVAGIRASGTIPWKDSMFIPHVRLEVGHDFQGTSDTALSYAFVPSAGSWNVLSNPYSANGTAVQAAFGGDLQLSNHLMITTEYQYLLMPHAHDQGIRIGLSKQF
- a CDS encoding GNAT family N-acetyltransferase, whose translation is MTVLIRPETPADVDAIHELTVAAFLDAEHTSHTEQFINDALRNAGHLTLSLVADDGGAIVGHVAMSPVSLSDGSVGWFGLGPVSVLPARQGEGLGSRLIRQTLDALREQGAAGCVVLGNPDYYGRFGFRADPRLVLPDVPPEYFQALAFVGPIPDASVRYHDAFNANA